One genomic segment of Komagataella phaffii GS115 chromosome 4, complete sequence includes these proteins:
- a CDS encoding ATP-dependent DEAD (Asp-Glu-Ala-Asp)-box RNA helicase, with protein MSELEDSMNNLNVNEGGRQSKSNYVPPHRRNGQGSSAFANNGSRGGGFGGRGRDNFSAGRGGGRNGMNFRGGRGRGPTRGQGRWVQGKHVPAPKDEELELKMFGTPEDPSFQSSGLNFDNYDDIPVEATGEDVPEPITQFTSPPLDELLLENIKLSRFTKPTPVQKYSVPIVSNHRDLMACAQTGSGKTGGFLFPVLSECFQTGPAPIEVESETVFRKHRAYPTILVMAPTRELVSQIYDEAKKFAYRSWMRPCVVYGGANIRDQMEDLILGCDLLVATPGRLSDLLERGKISLAKIKYLILDEADRMLDMGFEPQIRHIVQGCDMPSVNERHTLMFSATFPRDIQLLAKDFLKDYIFLSVGRVGSTSENITQRVLSVEDDEKKSVLLDILSSSDDIKEGLTLIFVETKRMADTLSHFLVTRNFPATSIHGDRTQQEREHALHLFKSGAAPILVATAVAARGLDIPNVTHVVNYDLPADIDDYVHRIGRTGRAGNVGIATAFVNRGNKNLIKGLIELLTEANQEVPQFLSALSREATMGRGGARGGRGGRNAYGKDFRRSSNYPPQPSSQTYGRANGGSGYFGGSNFYGSAPSSNTTQQSSGSDWW; from the coding sequence ATGTCTGAATTAGAAGATTCAATGAACAACTTAAATGTTAACGAAGGTGGCCGTCAGTCCAAGAGCAACTACGTCCCACCACACAGAAGAAACGGTCAAGGGTCCTCGGCTTTTGCAAACAATGGATCCCGTGGTGGCGGTTTCGGTGGCAGAGGAAGAGATAACTTCTCTGCTGGCCGTGGCGGCGGCAGAAACGGGATGAACTTCAGAGGCGGCAGAGGAAGAGGGCCCACAAGAGGCCAAGGCCGTTGGGTTCAAGGTAAACACGTCCCTGCTCCAAAAGACGAAGAACTGGAATTAAAGATGTTTGGAACTCCAGAGGATCCATCCTTCCAGTCGTCCGGTTTGAACTTTGACAACTACGACGATATCCCAGTCGAAGCCACCGGTGAAGACGTCCCTGAACCAATCACCCAATTCACCAGCCCTCCTTTGGACGAGCTGTTATTGGAAAACATTAAACTTTCCAGGTTTACTAAGCCTACTCCAGTGCAAAAATACTCCGTCCCAATCGTTTCTAATCACAGAGATCTTATGGCTTGTGCCCAGACCGGTTCCGGTAAGACTGGTGGATTCTTATTCCCCGTTTTATCTGAGTGTTTCCAAACAGGCCCAGCACCTATCGAAGTCGAGTCGGAGACCGTTTTCCGCAAGCACAGAGCCTATCCAACTATTTTAGTCATGGCTCCAACAAGAGAGCTGGTCTCCCAGATCTACGATGAGGCTAAGAAGTTTGCCTACAGATCATGGATGAGACCTTGCGTAGTATATGGTGGTGCTAACATCCGTGACCAAATGGAAGACTTAATCCTCGGTTGTGATCTTTTGGTCGCCACTCCTGGTAGATTGAGTGATCTTTTAGAACGTGGAAAGATATCGCTTGCTAAGATTAAATACCTCATTTTGGATGAGGCTGACAGAATGTTGGATATGGGTTTCGAACCACAGATTAGACACATTGTCCAAGGTTGTGATATGCCTTCTGTCAATGAGAGACACACCCTCATGTTCTCTGCTACTTTCCCTAGAGATATTCAGTTATTGGCCAAGGACTTCCTGAAGGACTACATTTTCCTTTCAGTCGGTCGTGTTGGTTCCACATCCGAGAACATTACACAAAGAGTTCTTTCTGTCGAAGACGACGAAAAGAAATCCGTCTTGCTGGACATTTTGTCCTCTTCAGACGACATAAAGGAAGGTCTGACCCttatctttgttgaaacaAAGAGAATGGCAGACACTTTGTCCCACTTCTTAGTCACAAGAAACTTCCCTGCCACCTCCATTCATGGTGACAGAACACAACAAGAGAGAGAGCATGCTCTTCACTTATTTAAATCTGGTGCTGCTCCAATTTTGGTTGCCACTGCAGTTGCCGCCAGAGGTTTAGACATTCCAAATGTCACACACGTTGTCAACTACGATCTACCAGCTGACATTGACGATTACGTCCATCGTATTGGTCGTACCGGTCGTGCTGGTAATGTTGGTATTGCCACTGCATTCGTTAACCGCGGTAACAAGAACCTGATCAAGGGTTTAATTGAACTGTTAACCGAGGCTAACCAAGAAGTTCCTCAATTCCTGAGCGCCCTTTCCAGAGAAGCTACTATGGGTAGAGGCGGAGCCAGAGGTGGAAGAGGCGGAAGAAACGCTTACGGAAAAGATTTCAGAAGATCTTCTAACTACCCGCCTCAGCCAAGTTCCCAAACTTATGGTAGGGCTAATGGAGGAAGTGGTTACTTCGGTGGTTCTAACTTCTACGGTAGTGCTCCAAGCAGCAACACTACTCAACAATCGTCTGGTTCTGATTGGTGGTAA
- a CDS encoding RNA binding protein, component of the U1 snRNP protein: MSQQYSGYGQQQQQQRQNLFQVWMGDLLPSWEEDTIRQIWLSVDPSLSEKIHSIRVIKDKTPNLAKLNNNPGYCFLRFTDYDTANELITNYQGKPIPNHKDKFFKLNWASSHTQNQQQQQGYQNTQDSSNRTQENSIFVGDLAQGVTDTMLLDAFKKNYPSAFSARIMIDSQTGKTRGFGFVKFRDIQELNKALIEMQGFVLNGRPIRVSTAGRSTSNTNGGQLKQSVQQSSTAPSSSGSQSYGFGNRLVIPPLPLAPPLNPASDPNNTALSVTNIDELTEQKELWEYFQPFGKIVLFKQTSKESAIVVYADRLGAELAVREMNGCQVGFSRIVVKWGESPVKPPENNSDYPLTKDNVQNEFQLNENFLKNRNYDLIL; this comes from the coding sequence ATGTCCCAACAGTACTCTGGTTATGgacagcagcaacagcagcagaGGCAGAACCTCTTCCAGGTCTGGATGGGTGATCTTCTCCCATCGTGGGAAGAAGACACAATCAGGCAGATCTGGCTATCTGTAGACCCATCTCTATCTGAAAAGATACATTCCATAAGGGTGATAAAGGATAAAACTCCCAACCTTGCAAAGCTCAACAATAACCCAGGCTATTGTTTTTTGAGGTTCACGGACTATGACACCGCCAATGAGCTTATAACTAATTATCAAGGTAAACCTATACCCAACCATAAAGataaatttttcaaactcaactGGGCCTCCTCTCACACGCAGAaccagcaacaacaacaaggATATCAGAATACACAGGATAGCTCCAACAGGACTCAGGAAAACTCGATATTTGTAGGCGATCTTGCTCAAGGAGTCACGGATACAATGCTGCTGGATGccttcaagaaaaattatCCCTCCGCATTTTCTGCCCGTATCATGATAGATTCACAGACAGGAAAGACAAGAGGATTTGGATTCGTTAAATTCAGAGACATTCAAGAGCTCAACAAGGCATTGATAGAAATGCAGGGATTTGTGCTTAACGGCCGTCCCATCAGAGTTTCCACTGCCGGTAGAAGCACCAGTAACACTAATGGGGGTCAGCTCAAACAATCAGTACAACAATCATCTACAGCTCCATCCTCATCGGGGTCCCAATCCTACGGCTTTGGAAATAGGCTTGTCATTCCGCCGCTACCATTGGCTCCACCTTTAAACCCAGCTTCTGACCCTAACAATACGGCATTAAGTGTAACCAATATTGATGAATTAACCGAGCAAAAAGAACTTTGGGAGtattttcaaccttttGGCAAAattgttcttttcaaacaaacATCCAAGGAAAGTGCTATTGTTGTGTATGCTGATAGATTAGGCGCAGAATTGGCCGTCAGAGAGATGAATGGTTGTCAAGTAGGGTTTTCACGCATAGTCGTTAAATGGGGTGAATCTCCTGTCAAACCACCTGAAAACAACTCTGACTACCCATTGACCAAAGATAACGTTCAAAACGAGTTCCAATTGAACGAGAATTTCCTAAAAAATCGTAATTATGATTTAATATTGTAA
- a CDS encoding 60S ribosomal protein L3 — protein sequence MSHRKFEAPRHGSLGFLPKKRASSPRARCKAFPKDDKSKPVALTAFMGYKAGMSTIVRDLDRPGSKMHKREVVEAVSIVDTPPLVVVGVVGYVETTSGLKSLTTVWAEHLSDDVRRRFYKNWYKSKKVAFSKYSAKYANDPASIETELARIKKYASVVRVLVHTQIRKTPLNQKRAHLAEIQINGGSISEKVDWARDHFEQTIAVDTVFEQNENIDVIAVTKGHGFEGVTHRWGTKKLPRKTHRGLRKVACIGAWHPAHVMWTVARAGQNGFHHRTSINHKIYRVGKGDDESNGSTEYDRTKKTVTPLGGFVRYGEIRNDFVMIKGSIPGPVKRVVTLRKSLYTQTSRKATEQVTLKWIDTASKFGKGRFQTPAEKAAFLGTLKKDLQ from the coding sequence ATGTCTCACAGAAAGTTTGAAGCTCCACGTCACGGTTCCCTTGGTTTCTTGCCAAAGAAGAGAGCCTCTTCTCCAAGAGCCAGATGTAAGGCTTTCCCTAAGGACGACAAGTCCAAGCCAGTCGCTTTGACCGCCTTCATGGGTTACAAGGCTGGTATGTCCACCATCGTGAGAGACTTGGACCGTCCAGGTTCCAAGATGCACAAGCGTGAGGTTGTTGAGGCCGTCTCCATTGTTGACACTCCACCTCTCGTTGTTGTCGGTGTCGTTGGTTACGTTGAGACCACCAGCGGTCTTAAGTCTTTGACCACCGTCTGGGCTGAGCACTTGTCTGATGATgttagaagaagattctaCAAGAACTGGTACAAGTCCAAGAAGGTCGCTTTCAGCAAGTACTCTGCCAAGTACGCCAACGACCCAGCCTCTATCGAGACTGAGTTGGCCAGAATCAAGAAGTACGCTTCTGTTGTCAGAGTCCTCGTCCACACCCAGATCAGAAAGACCCCtttgaaccaaaagagAGCTCACTTGGCTGAGATCCAAATCAACGGTGGTTCCATTTCTGAGAAGGTCGACTGGGCCAGAGACCACTTCGAGCAGACCATTGCTGTTGACACCGTCTTTGAGCAGAACGAGAACATTGACGTTATCGCTGTCACCAAGGGTCACGGTTTCGAAGGTGTCACCCACAGATGGGGAACCAAGAAGCTTCCAAGAAAGACCCACAGAGGTTTGAGAAAGGTTGCTTGTATTGGTGCTTGGCATCCAGCCCACGTTATGTGGACTGTTGCCAGAGCCGGTCAAAACGGTTTCCACCACAGAACCTCTATCAACCACAAGATTTACAGAGTTGGTAAGGGTGATGATGAGTCCAACGGTTCTACCGAGTATGACAGAACCAAGAAGACCGTTACTCCTCTTGGTGGTTTTGTCAGATACGGTGAGATCAGAAACGACTTCGTCATGATCAAGGGTTCCATCCCAGGTCCAGTCAAGAGAGTTGTCACCTTGAGAAAGTCTTTGTACACTCAAACCTCCAGAAAGGCCACCGAGCAAGTCACCCTTAAGTGGATCGACACTGCTTCCAAATTCGGTAAGGGTAGATTCCAAACCCCAGCCGAGAAGGCCGCCTTCTTGGGTACCCTTAAGAAGGACTTGCAGTAA